The genomic interval TTTCCCTCTGAATCCATTTAGACACCAAACATTTACTGTACTGTCTTAACAGCTgagcaaataaaaatataccaaTGCTGCATCTTGTGTGTACATCAAGGGTGGGAAAGGTCTAAGTAACTTATCAGCTTGAAACAGTTTCAAGTTACCCCCCACAcccctaaaaagtcccacagaTTAAATATTAAGTAGGCGGGACATCTTAAAACTGCATTATTACACTTTAGTCATTTGGGCATACTACATTGATAGTTTATGCACCTCATGTTTACAGTCTCTAACATCCAAAATCAGTAAAATAATCATAGAACTAACATTAATTTTTACAGACGCCCTGTTTGATCGCAGACTCTAACCATGACTAACTTACTCTGTGAACAGTGCAATGTCATGAATCAAAGGGGCTGTACtcaatattgtttttttgtagtGGACTCACTGTCAAATTGGACGTCATCCTCCGTATCTCTCAGGCTGAACATTTCTCCTTTAGGTCCTCTATCTTGGGTGAAAAGGCCCCGTCGGATATGAAGGCTACAGCTGCTCACATTGGAAACTACACTGCTACTCGAACTTTCTTCTGCCATCTCTGTTGTGTGAAACATGACGTTTTTCTAAAAGACACTTCTGTGCATCACATTCATTAGCTCCATTCAGAAAGGGCCAACTTTCAAAAACCTAGCCCTTTTAATTGTGCGAACCCCACTCACAAGTTTTAAAACTGGCCGAATAAAAATATCACCCGTAAACTGACAGTGACCTGCCATGTTTCAAGGCACAGAAGTAAGGAAGTATCTcaaaattattatcatttttgatTAACATAATAAGacgtaatgcattaaaacattaatcaaaTATACGATTTGTTTATGGGTGACATACTTGTATctctataaaaaaatacaacttagAAGacaataacattaacaatgttGTTGTGTCAGTGTCAGTTTCGGCTATTATCAGATTTGAACTTTGCACACAGTCCCTACTCAGGCAACCATGTGCAGGATgatgaaatgtttcaaaataaaacgtttttttaaacccgttttttattttgttacaaagCATCACAATATGATACATCAATAAAAATTTACTGATTAATAAACTAGGAGAATATAtaaccaaaaacatttttggaaaaTTTGGTTCCACATAGACTTCACAGGGGAAAAAACGCATTAAGTTAAAAATTTACTTAGCATAACaaagtaataaaaaagaaagatgaaaCAGCCGATAGTACAGTTTGTATAGCAGGCAACAGTTGATCACATGTCACACAAACGCAAAACGTGGTAACCTGACGTTTTGCGTCACGCCGCAGGCGGGAAACGTATTCACGCTCACCGAACTGTGATTCAGAGGGCAGCATAGAGCGACAGTTATGCGCGTGCGTTTATTGGTATATGATATGGTAGAGTGTGTTCCATTGTAATTTAGCAAAACTTTTTTCTTGACGAAGCATTGGTTTTTCACACTGCACAATGAAAACACATTTCCCGCTCTTGTTTCTTCTGAAAACCGCAGAGAGCAAAAGCTATCAAAATAGCCATAGCCACAATGCAAAGCTTACAAGTTAAGCTTCTGTGATTGATATCATATATATTGAAACAGAAAGGATGTCAGATTCGTGGTAAGTTTTTGTAGCTTTGCATATCCTTTTTCCAATAGGTTGCTACGTTTTAACAACGAGAAATAACACTAGAATAGACTAGTGAGATTATCTGCTATACTGGAAACAGTGTTTGTATTGTGCAgtactgtttattaatgtttaatgctgTTTGCTTGCCTTACATAGTCTGTATTTTAAATTCCTAGCCCAGGTTCTGCTGGAGCCATAAAGGCAATAGACAAACAGTCTGTGCATCAGATCTGCTCTGGACAGGTGGTGCTGAGTCTGGCCACAGCTGTGAAAGAGCTGGTGGAGAACAGCATTGATGCTGGTGCCACAAATGTTGGTGAGCTCAAGGGATGAGGAAACGTTGCACTTGAGATCATGCTACATTTGgtcaattgttttgttttcatacagATGTCAAGCTAAAAGATAGTGGAACAGAGTTGGTGGAAGTGTCCGACAATGGAAAAGGTGTTGAGGAGCAAAACTTTGAGGGACTAAGTAAGTTGCCTTTTTctgaacttttaaaaacattataaaatctgaATGATTACAGAcctttgaccagtagtgtaccTATTTGTGTCTTCTCCACATCTGCAGCTTTAAAACATCACACCTCTAAATTAAGAGATTTTTCCGACCTGATACACGTGGAGACGTTTGGGTTCCGTGGTGAAGCTCTCAGCTCACTTTGTGCTCTCAGGTAACAATTTACTTTGGATGTGCCTTCTTAATTCTTACAGAATGAGCATTACATAATACCTGATGATTATAGCACAGTGATGATCTATTGATTATGGATTGATATGTTTGATTAATCTCTCTAATGCTTCCTTAATATACACTGTTATATATATCCACAGTGATATTAGTGTCGTGACCTGTCATGAGAGCGCTCAGATCGGAGCTCGGCTAGTGTATGACCACGATGGTCGTCTCACTCAGCGTGTGCCGCATCCCCGTCAGCACGGCACTACAGTCACTCTTCAGAAGCTCTTCTCCACGTTACCTGTTCGACACAAGGAGTTCCACCGCAACATCAAAAAGGTCTGCTGGGAGATACTTGGGTACATGGGCTTGTATCCATTTTAGGAAGGAATTAAATAGAGTTTTTTTCCACAGGAATATTCAAAGATGATTTTCGTCTTGCAGTCCTACTGCATCATCTCCACTGGTGTGCGCATTACATGCACTAACCAGATGGGACAAGGCAAACGCACCACAGTACTGTGCACAAGCGGCAGTAACAGCATGAGAGACAACATTGGAGCTGTGTTTGGACCTAAACAGGTGAGAATAACTTATTTTCTGTAGTGGATATTTTAAGAAGAATAATTCCTAAACCAAAATTGACAAACAGAACACATTGTCGTATAATTATAACAAAGTACCTGCGTTATTGTTTGTCCATGTTGTTTGAGAGTAACATGTATGTCACACCTTTTTATTTCCCTCAGCTTCAAAGTTTGATTCCCTTCCAACAAATATCTCCTAATGAATCAATTAAGGAAGACTATGGTCTCGGTGGGGTAGATGTTCCAAAAGACCTTTTCATGTGAGTTTTTCTGtgtaaacattaatttgtgGGTCCACCTAAGATTGACTTATTACCAGTTTAGCACAAATCAGGTGATGAAAACTGTATTATAACTTGGAATATTCCTGTGTAAACTAAAGTGATGTTTATTGGTATTATTACATTCTAGCATTGAAGGGTTTGTGTCACAAGGGGATCATGGTGTTGGTCGAAGTGCTACTGACAGACAGTTCTTCTTTATCAATAAAAGACCCTGTGATCCAGTTAAGGTGTGGTCTTTTTATATAAGTATGTATTATTGtgttaattatatgtaataagtatgatgtgttcatattttttgtaatatttgcaggTCTCCAAGCTTGTGAATGAGGTTTATCACATGTACAATCGGCATCAATACCCTTTTGTCGCTCTAAACATCACTGTCGCTTCAGGTAAAACTTAACAGAAGAATTaagcaattaaattaaatatactatatatatatataatattgtatataatcataaataaatgtgtactctaccattcaaaagtttggggtcagtaagatatttaaatattcagcaAGATGAattaaatagtaaatgtgtttactgtcacttttgatggatgttgcaaaaaaaaaaaaaagattctatttcaaacaaacactGTTCTGAACTTTctcttcatcaaagaatcctataaaaaatgatcacggtttccacaaatattaagcagcacaactgttttcattaaTACTAATAAGAAACACATTAATactaatgagaaatgttgattgcactttattttacagtatgtgcactttCAATGTACTAAGGTTTAGGGCTAGGACCTAGTTAGTGTCATTACTACAGTAAGTAAATAATATGTTCGTGcaaaacaggactgtaaaataaagtgctactgaaatgtttcttaagcaccaaatcggcatattagaatgatttctagatcatgtgacactgaagactggagtaataatgatgctgaaaattcagctttgcgaTCACAATTAGGCCCcgtccacacgaagccagatcTTTCCCTAttcgatctttttttttttcctcatctcaagaaatatctgcgtacacatgAAACCGCTGAAGCCagctcaaaacgatgtagtatacatgccagaccagtatgtggcgctgtaattctgccacagagatgcacttaaaacagagaataagacttgaagcatgcgcataaaccttgcgcgctgtatacaaactttagtaaagcttagaaataacgctttattttggctcagtagcttctgcagcatgaacacatctagagtctgctattgttgttgttgttgttgccgccgttttgtgctgttagcggtgtgtgactagggtcgacacgtggggtgatgacatcatcgtttcacaataTATACGGATaggctgtacacacgaaaacgcaagggCGTCATTTTCAGAtatatccactctgggacccggtttcaaaaaatatcggattcaccttctgaaaacgcAGGATTCATCTGGACAAAATGCCTATCTGATACAAAATTTTTGCGTATACACCTAAATGTGTCTCCATGTggccttcattttaaaatagaaaagttactttaaattgtaataataaaatgtaacaatattactgttttgactgtatttttgatcaaataaatgcagaaataaGACTTATTTTGAAAACACTTTTAGTGTGTATTTAATACAAAGTATGTAgaatataaaagtatatataaatgcaatatttttgaAACTTGTCATTTAATTGTGTCTTTTGATTCTTTGTTTCACTTTAGACTGTGTCGACGTGAATGTCACTCCAGATAAACGTCAAATCCTTCTACAAGAAGAGAAACTCTTGCTGGCCATTCTGAAAAGCTCACTCATTGCTATGTTTGAGACTGGTGTCAATAAAATCAGTCTCAATCACATTTCTCCAGCAATTACCAGTAAGTACAGACCTTTTAAGACAGCTCATTTGTTGTCTTGAAGTGTCATTACATATGTTGATGTTTCTCTTGAAGGCTTGTGTAGACCAACTGAGACAAACGTTGGTTTAGAAGATTGTGAAACTGGTTCAGTCTCTGAAGCTCTTCCAGATGATGGGCCCCCAAAGACTTCCATCAATCTTGCAGGACTTAAAGAAGCATTTTCAAATCATCAGGCTCCAGGAATTGGGTCAAAGCAGTCTAGTCATAAAGCTGCATGTGCTGGTCCTTCTCAGAAGAAGATGTTTTCCTTTGTGAGCTGCtctaaaaaaattactgacatTATGAGGCCACCTTTAAAATCTTCTCCAAGTTTTGCCGATGTTACTTCCAATAAATCGACTGTTTGTCTAGCTAAATTTAAAAGCACCTTTGATAGTGATGCTGATGATTCTGGGGCTGCAAACCAAAGTTCTGCTGAAGATCATAAAGAGATTCTACATGAAAACAATTCAGACAAGAAGTTGGTTTTACACCCTATTATACATGAAACTGATGTTAAAGCTGAGACTATTGATAAATCTGTAGATGAGAAGTTCTGGAGTCATGAACCTTTGGTGCCAGAGACAAAGTCAGAACAAAACCAGGACAGAATCTACAGTCCTGAAGCTAAAAGAGCTAGACGTGAAGATGAACCTCCAGCATGGAGCTGTTTGGTGGACTCCAAAAACAAGAATGCTTCCCTGCAATTGGATTCACCTGTCAGCAGACAGAAGAAAACTGTGCTTTTGCAGTTTTCTATGCAGGAACTTTCTAAAAGGATGCAGAAGCTGCAGGCTCAGGTGACAGAGAACAATGATCGAGAGCTAAAATATAGACGATTCAGGGCAAAGATTAACCCTGGAGAAAACCAGAGTGCTGAAGATGAGCTTAAGAAAGAAATAAGGTTAGACTGATCTTTAGCTTgatctcttaaagggatagtccacccaaaaatgaaaattctatcatcatttactcaccttcatttgttccaaacctgtatgactttctttcttctatagAATATGTTAACCAAACCAATTAAGTTTCCACTGGcttacattgtattttttttgtccgtacaatggaagtcaataggaACCTAAACTGTGTGGTTACcatcattcttcaaaatatgttctgcagaagaaagaaatgcatacaggtttggaacaacctgaggatgagtaaatatgacagaattttcgtttttgggttgGAAAATCTCTTTAAAGATTTTTGAATCATCATATTTGCGTTTATATGCCATTTACAAGGTTTCAACTTTTTTTACAGCAAAGATATGTTCAAGGATATGGAAATCATTGGTCAGTTTAACCTGGGTTTTATTATCACCAAGCTGAAATCTGACCTTTTCATAATCGACCAGCATGCCACAGATGAAAAGTACAATTTTGAGATGCTACAACAGAAtacggtcttaaagggacagcggCTCATAGTGTAAGTCCCAATCCGCACAAAATCCGCACAAACAAGTGGAACTAGGAGCgggtatttattttaaagttgacttattttttctttctccatACGCAGTCCACAAAATCTCCACCTCCCGGCTATCAGTGAAACAGTGCTCATGGAAAACCTTGAAATCTTCAGAAAGAATGGTTTTGACTTCCTCATTGATGAGGATGGTGGGTTATCTACTGTAGAAGATTTTCATGGTCATATCTGGTACATATTCCTACAATTGATGTGGGATGGTGGTTTGTTTATCAGCTCAGGTTATGGAGAGGGTGAAGTTGGTGTCTTTACCTACAAGTAAGAATTGGACCTTTGGCCCAAGTGACATTGAAGAACTCATCTTCATGCTTAGCGACAGTCCAGGAATCATGTGTCGACCTTCTCGAGTAAGGCAAATGTTTGCATCCAGGGCTTGTCGCAAATCGGTGAGTGCATCTAAGTTTTTCTTCCTGTCAGGAATATTTTGCAGCCCTGTTCTAACCCACCTGTCTGAACCCAAATAAATACCTGTAAAGGAAGGTCAGAGTCTGTGATTGAGCCATTGCATATTTGTAttctttttaagttttaatatgAACAGTTtgtgaaagttttttttctgtttacacAGGTGATGGTTGGCACTGCTCTCAACATCAGTGAAATGAAGAAACTAGTGCTTCACATGGGGGAAATTGAACAGCCCTGGAATTGTCCACATGGTAGACCCACCATGAGACACCTCGCTAATCTGGATATGATTTCTCATGActgaaacactttatttttgttgaGTTTGCTTGTGAAATTCATATTGACTATCAAACACTATTGTTTTAATCaaggattttattattatttgtatttttttataataaaatatctttCTCATGTTGTTTTTCATGATGTGTTTGAAGCCTTATTTTCGTAATTCTTTATCTATCTGTAATGtcaacctgacaaatgtcttgaaatacaccatcgaaacagtgtcttgaggtgtggtaaccgtagtataagcggaataattgacgacgggccattgaattcttagaaaataatgcacacacgAGGggcattaccacctcgggtgtgtattattttctaagaattcaatgcccgtcgtcaattattccttactttATCCATACAGCGGAATTAAATGGTCTCCAAAAAGATTTAGTTAccagtttttttatttgttttttccctcagaaAGAAGTAAATCATTCTTTTTTTGTGAACTGTACTTTTAATCTATGCTCGTACagaaactgaatttaaaaataaaactactgtgagaaatattaattggagtaaaaaaaatgtgacgatTAGCCTCGGTCCCcgattatattttaatattttacattcaaGTCATCTTAGTAAAGTTGTTGGCCTTTGTAACTTGCCGTACTGTATCATTGCTTAGCAACCGGTAGCGTGTTACTATGTACACACCACTGGGATGCCTGCAGGTTGGTGAACTAGCGAATACTTCAGACTACCTCTCTACCGGGGATGACTAAAGGACACAAAATGAAAAGTTCTAACAGATCTACACCAGAACCAACGCTAAGTAAAGTGTTAGGACAGTCCTCCACGTCCAGTGTAGTGTCAGAGTCCATCACAGAGCCTGACGATGGACGAGACTCGAGATCTGCTGTGTGTTCCTCCTCTGCAGTGTCTCAGCATACGAATGAGCATGATCAGTGCCGTAAAGTTCCCATACTTCACCATATAATCGTGGAAAGGTTAGACATTCttgcaaaatgataattctCAGATTTGTTGACAAATAGTGTTTTGTAGTGTTTGGgatctttttttctcagatatgAGGGTGATAAGTGTGGAGAAATGTTTCATGGAGAAGGTGTCGCTTATTTTCAAGGTGGCCATATTTACAAGGTGAGTGATGAACGATAATTTAGGGGTTTACAACCTTTAGACCCAGTATAGAACATGTAAATCTAATTCAAATGTAtcaaatttaaacttttattaagAACATTGACTAACATTACTACTTACagtatatattacatatattattgtatattacTTAACAGTTCTAATTAAAACAATGTATGAATGTTGTAAGGGAGGAAAGATGAACATTCagtaataaatgcaatatttttttcctcacaaaattgaatgattatttttaaccaGATGCCCAGTTTAAAAACCCATGGGAACCCCGGTGGACCACCTTAAATTAAACAACGTTATTTCTGACTTCTACCATTTTGCATTCATTAGGGTAGTTTTTCACATGGGTTAATGCATGGCTCTGGTGAATATATCTGGTCGGACGGTTTAAAGTATCAGGTATGTAAAGAGTTCATGGAAGTCATTCAGTTGTTTAAAAATTTACATGAAGATTTACAATAGCCAGGATTGGATAAGTCACATAATACCCCAGTGTTTtgattacaagttttctgaattACACATCTTTTGGAGCCAATAATTATTCATTGCAAAATTTCCTTAACTTTTGCATTCGGCAGGgtgattttaaatttaatgttcCCATGGGACATGGGACTTACACCTGGCTAGATGGCAGCACTTATGAGGGAGAGATACACCAAGGTGTCCGTCATGGTGTCGGGATGTACAAATGTTTCAAAACCTCTACTGTGTACAGAGGACAGTGGTATCTGGGCAAAAGACAAGGGCAGGTATGTACGTACACACATCCATTGTCTCAACTTCCCTCGCATGCATTTAACTTACGATGGAtactgacaccattttctttaagagctgctgtgtagccaaaattatatactagttatcactgtaaagctgctttgacacaatctgcattgtaaaaagcgctatataaataaaggtgacgtgacttgacttgact from Ctenopharyngodon idella isolate HZGC_01 chromosome 12, HZGC01, whole genome shotgun sequence carries:
- the pms2 gene encoding mismatch repair endonuclease PMS2, with product MSDSCPGSAGAIKAIDKQSVHQICSGQVVLSLATAVKELVENSIDAGATNVDVKLKDSGTELVEVSDNGKGVEEQNFEGLTLKHHTSKLRDFSDLIHVETFGFRGEALSSLCALSDISVVTCHESAQIGARLVYDHDGRLTQRVPHPRQHGTTVTLQKLFSTLPVRHKEFHRNIKKEYSKMIFVLQSYCIISTGVRITCTNQMGQGKRTTVLCTSGSNSMRDNIGAVFGPKQLQSLIPFQQISPNESIKEDYGLGGVDVPKDLFIIEGFVSQGDHGVGRSATDRQFFFINKRPCDPVKVSKLVNEVYHMYNRHQYPFVALNITVASDCVDVNVTPDKRQILLQEEKLLLAILKSSLIAMFETGVNKISLNHISPAITSLCRPTETNVGLEDCETGSVSEALPDDGPPKTSINLAGLKEAFSNHQAPGIGSKQSSHKAACAGPSQKKMFSFVSCSKKITDIMRPPLKSSPSFADVTSNKSTVCLAKFKSTFDSDADDSGAANQSSAEDHKEILHENNSDKKLVLHPIIHETDVKAETIDKSVDEKFWSHEPLVPETKSEQNQDRIYSPEAKRARREDEPPAWSCLVDSKNKNASLQLDSPVSRQKKTVLLQFSMQELSKRMQKLQAQVTENNDRELKYRRFRAKINPGENQSAEDELKKEISKDMFKDMEIIGQFNLGFIITKLKSDLFIIDQHATDEKYNFEMLQQNTVLKGQRLIVPQNLHLPAISETVLMENLEIFRKNGFDFLIDEDAQVMERVKLVSLPTSKNWTFGPSDIEELIFMLSDSPGIMCRPSRVRQMFASRACRKSVMVGTALNISEMKKLVLHMGEIEQPWNCPHGRPTMRHLANLDMISHD